The Candidatus Hydrogenedentota bacterium DNA window TCCACCTCGTCTACGGCGTGCTGACCATCGAATGGGCTGAAGACGGTTTTGTCTACCAGGAAGGCCCCGCAACGGAGGCGTATTCGGGGGTGTGGAAGGGGTAGCGGGCACCTATTGATACGACCGGAGCTTGTCGTTGCGCAAGTCCATTCCCTATCGAAAGAGGTAGCGAGGCTAACGGTGGCCGATTGGGCTTGTCCGGCAAGGAGACCCGGCCACAACAAGGGTGGTCAATTAGCTGCGTTTTTGCCGGAACCCGCAACCGTGCTACTCTATTTCCGGCTGAGGTCTGCCGCTTATCAACTTTCGGGGAATCATTGTGACTGCATCGCCCATTCGCATTGCCGTTTTGTTGTCGGGGTCGGGGACCACGCTTCAGAACATCATCGATTTGATAGAGAAGAGTGAACTGTCCGCGCGTGTGGTGTGCGTGGTGGGGTCGCGCGCAGATGCGTATGGGTTGGAGCGCGCGAGAAAGCATGGCATCCCTGCTGCGCTGGTTGCGCGAAAGGCATATTCGGATACGGCGTCGTTCAGCGATGCGATATGGGCGGAAGTGCGCAAGCACGATGCGGATCTGGTCGTGCTGGCCGGTTTCATGAGTCTCTTGGATATTCCGGATGATTTTGAGAACCGCGTCATTAACGTGCATCCCGCATTGATCCCTGCGTTTTGCGGCAAGGGCATGTACGGGCATCATGTGCATGAGGCGGTGTTGGCCTACGGCGCGAAGGTGTCGGGGTGCACGGTGCATTTCGCGAATGCGAAGTATGACGAAGGTCCGATCATCCTTCAGGAGCCGGTCCCTGTGTTGGAGGATGACACGCCCGATACGCTTGCGGAGCGGGTTCAAGCGAAGGAGCGTGAGTTGTACCCGAAGGCCATTCAACTCATTGCGGAAGGCCGGGTGCGCGTGGAAGGCCGCCGCGTGAGAGTACTCTGAAGAGAACCGGGGAAACCCTTTCTTGAAAGAAAGGGTTTCCCCAGACCCCTTCCCCAAGAACTTTCACTTTGTAGAATTGGAGAGATGTCGTGATTAAGTCCGTTGTTTTCGATTTG harbors:
- the purN gene encoding phosphoribosylglycinamide formyltransferase, whose amino-acid sequence is MIVTASPIRIAVLLSGSGTTLQNIIDLIEKSELSARVVCVVGSRADAYGLERARKHGIPAALVARKAYSDTASFSDAIWAEVRKHDADLVVLAGFMSLLDIPDDFENRVINVHPALIPAFCGKGMYGHHVHEAVLAYGAKVSGCTVHFANAKYDEGPIILQEPVPVLEDDTPDTLAERVQAKERELYPKAIQLIAEGRVRVEGRRVRVL